The following proteins come from a genomic window of Larimichthys crocea isolate SSNF chromosome III, L_crocea_2.0, whole genome shotgun sequence:
- the mgme1 gene encoding mitochondrial genome maintenance exonuclease 1: MFVFKRVVSVRGIIVPQCTSLSVRMFSACHCLTSPKRQSPYSSVDSERYSSLVKSVMSSRVSSQTPESLQAEDEHVFGPVVKAQTPSSSSSSGPKMRVPKTLHPFLDCEENPETDDLEQGPPARIALNRGQGRSSVPSVTRILQQTLSPDQIFYLERWRRKMIAELGEEGFKEYSQNLFRQGKLFHSALEDTLVSGGTQQNQSPSERPEYPTEVQGCMQSVSHILEDVRAVRAIESTVHHGTLNYLGIADCVARYRGVLCVIDWKTSEKPKPFLSNTYDNPIQVAAYAGALNNDSNYKYQVENGLIVVAYKDGSPGHAHQLKPELMQEYWKTWLVRLEEFTEQRSSHVSSAALEKR, from the exons ATGTTCGTTTTTAAACGCGTGGTGTCCGTCAGAGGCATCATTGTCCCTCAATGCACCTCCCTCTCTGTGAGAATGTTCTCTGCTTGTCATTGTCTAACATCCCCAAAGAGACAGAGCCCGTACAGCTCGGTGGACAGCGAGCGCTACTCGTCACTTGTGAAGTCTGTCATGTCATCGAGGGTCAGTTCCCAAACACCCGAGTCCCTTCAAGCAGAGGACGAGCACGTGTTTGGACCTGTTGTCAAAGCTCAAAcaccctcctcatcatcatcatcaggaccAAAGATGAGGGTACCTAAAACCCTTCATCCCTTCTTAGACTGCGAAGAGAATCCAGAAACAGACGACCTAGAGCAAGGACCTCCAGCCCGGATTGCATTAAACCGGGGTCAAGGCAGGTCTTCAGTACCGAGTGTGACCCGCATTCTTCAGCAGACGCTTTCTCCGGATCAGATCTTCTAcctggagagatggaggaggaagatgattgCAGAGCTCGGAGAGGAAGGCTTCAAAGAGTACAGTCAGA ATTTATTCAGGCAAGGGAAGCTTTTCCATTCAGCTCTGGAGGACACTCTGGTATCAGGTGGCACCCAGCAGAACCAAAGTCCTTCAGAGAGACCAGAGTATCCAACTGAGGTGCAGGGATGCATGCAGAGCGTCTCTCACATACTGGAGGATGTCAGAGCAGTGAGAGCTATTGAAAGCACTGTGCATCATGGCACGCTGAACTATCTGGGAATTGCAGATTGTGTCGCTCGCTACAG AGGTGTGCTATGTGTCATTGACTGGAAGACTTCAGAGAAGCCCAAACCGTTCCTGAGCAACACATATGACAACCCTATCCAGGTGGCAGCCTACGCTGGAGCTTTGAACAATGATAGCAACTATAAATACCAG GTTGAAAACGGACTCATTGTGGTAGCCTACAAGGATGGCTCACCTGGCCATGCTCATCAGCTGAAGCCCGAGCTCATGCAGGAGTACTGGAAAACTTGGCTGGTTCGTCTTGAAGAGTTCACAGAACAAAG atcCAGTCATGTATCAAGTGCTGCTTTGGAGAAAAGATGA
- the snx5 gene encoding sorting nexin-5, which yields MTSTIDESNKEKMRSVSVDLNNDASLLIDIPDALCERDKVKFTVHTKTTLSSFQKPDFSVPRQHEDFIWLHDTLVETEDYAGLIIPPAPPKPDFESPREKMHKLGEGEATMTKDEYTKMKQELEAEYLAVFKKTVQVHEVFLQRLSSHPILSKDRNFQIFLEYDQDLSVRRKNAKEMFGGFFKNMVKSADEVLISGIKEVDDFFEQEKTFLLDYYSKIKDSTAKAEKMTRAHKNIADDYIHVSATLSSLSADDNTANKKHLEKLSDLFEKLRKVEGRVASDQELKLTELLRYYMRDIQAAKDLLYRRARALADYENSNKALDKARLKSKDIPQAEEHQQQCLQKFDKLSESGKKELTSFKGRRVVAFRKNLIEMAELEIKHAKNNVTLLQGCIDMLKSN from the exons ATGACATCCACCATAGACGAAAGCAACAAGGAAAAG ATGCGCTCTGTGTCTGTGGATCTAAACAATGATGCTTCTCTTCTCATTGACATTCCTGATGCACTCTGTGAAAGGGACAAAGTCAAGTTTACTGTCCATACAAAG ACCACACTCAGCTCTTTCCAGAAGCCAGATTTCTCAGTTCCCAGGCAGCATGAAGACTTCATCTGGCTACATGACACTCTGGTTGAGACAGAGGACTATGCTGGACTAATA atTCCTCCAGCGCCCCCAAAGCCTGACTTTGAGAGCCCAAGAGAGAAGATGCACAAACTGGGGGAAGGTGAAGCCACTATGACCAAGGATGAGTACACTAAAATGAAGCAGGAGCTGGAGGC TGAATACCTGGCTGTGTTCAAGAAAACTGTGCAAGTGCATGAAGTTTTCCTGCAGAGATTGTCCTCTCACCCCATTTTGAGCAAAGACAGAAACTTCCAGATTTTCTTAGAGTATGACCAGGAT cTCAGCGTGAGAAGAAAGAATGCCAAGGAAATGTTTGGAGGGTTCTTTAAAAACATGGTGAAGTCAGCTGACGAGGTCCTTATCTCAGGAATAAAG GAAGTGGATGACTTTTTCGAGCAGGAGAAAACATTCCTGCTCGACTACTACAGCAAGATCAAAGATTCCACTGccaaagcagagaaaatgacCCGTGCACACAAAA ATATTGCTGATGATTACATTCACGTCTCTGCCACTCTGAGCAGTCTCTCTGCTGATGACAATACAGCAAATAAGAA GCACCTGGAGAAATTGTCCGACCTGTTTGAGAAGCTCAGA AAAGTGGAGGGAAGAGTAGCGTCTGACCAGGAGCTGaagctcacagagctgctgagatATTACATGAGAGACATCCAGGCTGCCAAG GATCTTCTGTACAGGCGAGCTCGGGCGTTAGCTGACTACGAGAACTCTAACAAGGCTTTGGATAAGGCTCGACTGAAGAGCAAGGATATCCCCCAGGCAGAGGAGCACCAGCAGCAGTGCCTGCAGAAATTTGACAAGCTCTCAGAGTCTGGGAAGAAag AACTCACCAGTTTCAAGGGCAGGCGTGTTGTGGCCTTCAGGAAGAACCTCATAGAGATGGCTGAGCTGGAGATAAAACATGCCAAG AACAATGTGACTCTATTGCAGGGATGCATTGACATGCTCAAGAGCAACTGA